From the genome of Planctomycetia bacterium, one region includes:
- the bamE gene encoding outer membrane protein assembly factor BamE, which yields MEKRSRRFDFAIRAVLLIAVIVIFGEVFVRQGLPNNVSDEELKALKPQMSLEEVRQTLGSPNEVFGEGGDEIWVYGFSDTAGVKFKNGRLIETERNP from the coding sequence ATGGAAAAACGCAGTCGACGATTCGATTTTGCGATTCGCGCGGTATTGCTAATCGCGGTGATCGTTATTTTTGGCGAGGTTTTCGTCCGCCAAGGCCTGCCAAACAACGTCAGTGATGAAGAACTCAAGGCTCTGAAACCGCAAATGAGCCTCGAGGAGGTTCGCCAGACGCTTGGCAGTCCCAACGAGGTTTTTGGCGAGGGAGGCGACGAAATCTGGGTCTACGGATTCTCGGATACTGCCGGCGTCAAGTTCAAGAACGGCCGGCTCATCGAGACGGAACGCAATCCATAG
- a CDS encoding class I SAM-dependent methyltransferase, protein MFTHNFIALIASLDAAPADTHLDAWLRPIRGGLADAVLAAPPTAPPRSVSRPRPSLAQRMTTRSLNAMFGLSLSDGWSVPIAVRADVLRHLRLTSRGDEIVTELICRLAQWGAKLREIACDSQLPPRRAGLLRNLLRAARCRAWDTQFTTHAGFYILTAVAQADRYNRWIVDQVRPFLGRRVLEAGAGIGNLSQLFDDCERLVLADREEVYLDRLEQRFAHDERVRVMPVDLTSCEEVEACAAERIDTIFCSNVLEHLEPDEQVLRSFAEALQPGGHRILVVPAGERLYTGIDAALGHFRR, encoded by the coding sequence ATGTTTACCCACAATTTTATCGCGCTGATCGCCTCGCTCGACGCCGCTCCGGCCGATACCCATCTAGACGCTTGGCTCCGCCCGATCCGTGGCGGACTAGCTGACGCCGTCCTTGCCGCGCCGCCGACTGCTCCTCCGCGCTCCGTGTCACGGCCACGCCCGTCATTGGCTCAGCGAATGACGACGCGCAGCCTCAATGCGATGTTCGGACTTTCGCTGTCCGACGGCTGGAGCGTTCCGATCGCGGTCCGCGCCGACGTGTTACGCCATCTGCGGCTCACGAGTCGTGGCGACGAGATCGTCACGGAGTTGATTTGCCGCCTCGCGCAATGGGGCGCGAAGCTGCGCGAGATTGCCTGCGACTCACAGTTGCCGCCGCGCCGTGCCGGCTTGCTTCGCAATCTCCTGCGCGCCGCGCGTTGCCGCGCCTGGGACACTCAATTCACGACGCACGCCGGGTTCTACATTCTGACCGCGGTTGCGCAGGCCGATCGGTACAACCGCTGGATCGTCGACCAGGTCCGGCCGTTCCTGGGTCGCCGCGTGTTGGAGGCCGGCGCCGGCATCGGCAATCTCAGCCAACTCTTCGATGACTGCGAACGCCTGGTGCTCGCCGATCGAGAAGAGGTTTATCTCGACCGCCTCGAACAACGCTTCGCGCACGACGAGCGCGTCCGCGTAATGCCGGTTGATTTGACTTCGTGCGAAGAAGTTGAAGCGTGCGCGGCGGAGCGCATCGACACGATCTTCTGTTCCAACGTGCTCGAACATCTGGAACCGGACGAGCAAGTGCTGCGGTCCTTCGCCGAAGCGTTGCAGCCCGGCGGACATCGCATTCTCGTCGTTCCGGCCGGCGAACGGCTCTATACCGGCATCGACGCCGCGCTCGGGCATTTTCGACGTTAA